A window from Oncorhynchus mykiss isolate Arlee chromosome 9, USDA_OmykA_1.1, whole genome shotgun sequence encodes these proteins:
- the LOC110532274 gene encoding uncharacterized protein LOC110532274: MGCRLSGQGQWADNGNGVKGRDLSHLSHREKLQFRGDGFEQPITMQIEGRHRRGRRRHHSQYPVSDCGTQTEQQSWEALRALGEGEGAGPGLCAYASGPYYDHMTLPPELYAATGYLPSVAYNLEDINRIEYDDDPEMMTNQPNNRNCLIGCCNTDNDEPSSFLSQSEYEGHWLDRPLNYLPLHELDSGLGCTDGSLHQGDLSDPETEEGVEAPMSSPPGNTSRGSSPSSESLLSSELSDSGFHSVSTGEFRHFQKIIDGRIHNYRSRVVPREQRSKSRWDLESIPETLTCDPQAGRAADGVHTAMTHQCTMGSSSIQFRKARSPQLSRHGTGFAPRVAASSCRTEPCQRRALMLNQHSSEDLPSRSQTVHDLSDRRRASHPALPAGNTATGKYRHVNRQPPSSPHHLAVPTENSGTGQYNRGFNTDISEKRRCPLSDHVEGTWQGCVDNHRSSMASEEYNSEKPGLSKSPSKKQRGKEPADWRQFATLGHPHIGGDWPQADCPCGPLYSTLDGPSVRSRRGLSGNPRAVRNQLLKARASRLADERSEVTTDEEARGEAWAGRYWNRTERRRHLAWAREQRQRKLNRAAEGAGENGAGGTGVAGGLGGAGGPGGGCSTVLELSHRKQSRLRNHKLLDDWTTVEELLTHGTRVGQGDNILGHSPLLSVTTV; this comes from the exons ATGGGCTGTCGGCTCTCTGGACAGGGACAGTGGGCTGACAATGGGAATGGG GTCAAAGGGCGTGACCTGTCCCATCTCAGCCACCGAGAGAAGTTGCAGTTCCGGGGGGACGGCTTTGAGCAGCCAATCACTATGCAGATTGAGGGGAGACACCGGCGAGGAAGAAGGCGTCATCACTCCCAGTACCCAGTGTCTGACTGCGGCACCCAGACGGAGCAGCAATCCTGGGAGGCTCTGAGGGCcctaggggagggggagggggccgGGCCTGGCCTCTGTGCCTACGCTTCTGG ACCTTACTATGATCACATGACCCTTCCACCAGAACTCTATGCAGCCACTGGATACCTCCCCAGTGTTGCCTACAATCTGGAGGACATTAACAGGATAGAGTATGATGAT GATCCAGAGATGATGACTAACCAGCCCAATAACAGGAACTGTCTGATTGGCTGCTGTAACACTGATAATGATGAGCCTAGCAGCTTCCTGAGCCAG AGTGAATATGAGGGCCACTGGCTGGACAGGCCTCTGAATTACCTGCCTCTCCACGAGCTTGACAGCGGCCTGGGCTGCACCGACGGCAGCCTCCACCAGGGGGACCTGTCTGAcccagagacagaggagggggtagaggccCCTATGTCCTCTCCTCCAGGAAACACCAGCCGGGGAAGCTCTCCCTCATCTGAGTCCCTCCTTTCGTCAGAGCTTAGTGACTCTGGCTTCCACAGCGTCAGCACAGGGGAGTTCCGCCACTTCCAGAAGATTATAGATGGGAGGATCCACAACTACCGGAGTCGCGTCGTGCCCCGGGAACAGAGATCGAAGTCTCGCTGGGACCTGGAGTCCATCCCTGAGACCCTGACCTGTGACCCCCAGGCTGGTAGAGCCGCAGACGGAGTTCACACAGCCATGACCCACCAGTGCACCATGGGTAGTAGCTCCATTCAGTTCCGCAAAGCCAGGAGCCCCCAGCTGAGCAGGCATGGCACCGGGTTTGCTCCTAGGGTTGCTGCCTCCAGCTGCCGTACAGAACCCTGCCAGAGGAGAGCATTGATGCTGAACCAGCACTCTTCTGAGGACCTTCCCAGCCGCAGCCAAACTGTGCATGACTTATCAGACAGGAGACGGGCCAGCCACCCAGCCCTGCCCGCTGGGAACACTGCCACAGGGAAATACAGACACGTGAACCGACAACCGCCCAGCAGCCCACACCACCTAGCCGTGCCCACTGAGAACTCTGGCACAGGACAATACAACAGGGGGTTCAACACAGACATCAGTGAGAAGAGAAGATGTCCACTGAGTGACCATGTGGAAGGCACCTGGCAAGGATGTGTGGATAACCACAGAAGCAGTATGGCCAGTGAGGAATATAACAGTGAGAAACCAGGTCTTTCCAAGAGTCCATCAAAGAAACAGCGTGGGAAGGAGCCAGCAGACTGGCGTCAGTTTGCGACACTGGGACATCCTCACATTGGTGGGGACTGGCCCCAAGCAGACTGTCCCTGCGGTCCCCTCTATAGCACGCTGGATGGGCCCTCTGTCCGCTCCAGGAGGGGTCTCTCTGGGAATCCCCGGGCAGTGAGGAACCAGCTCCTGAAGGCACGGGCCTCCCGGCTGGCTGACGAGCGGAGTGAGGTCACCACGGACGAGGAAGCCCGCGGGGAGGCCTGGGCAGGCCGCTACTGGAACAGGACGGAGCGCCGGCGCCACCTGGCGTGGGCCCGGGAGCAGAGGCAGAGGAAGCTGAACCGTGCGGCTGAGGGGGCAGGGGAGAATGGGGCTGGAGGTACAGGGGTTGCTGGGGGCCTTGGGGGTGCAGGGGGTCCTGGAGGAGGCTGCAGCACAGTGCTGGAGCTCAGCCACAGGAAGCAGAGCCGTCTGAGGAACCATAAACTGCTGGATGACTGGACCACAGTGGAGGAGCTGCTGACCCATGGGACAAGGGTGGGGCAGGGGGACAACATTCTCGGTCACAGCCCTCTATTGTCTGTCACCACTGTATAA